A single Cryomorphaceae bacterium DNA region contains:
- a CDS encoding T9SS type A sorting domain-containing protein, giving the protein MMKRGLIALTLALFGYTNTSAQEHVHSVRCYTDEIHAHRMSTDEIYRQAFEATQASMAAALQEVQAARAGQQDTALYYIPTVVHVFHADGGTGNLGMDQIIDGMRILNEDYRKLNADTGSVQTPHKAVHADTQIEFRLARLDPNGDCTDGVVYHRQPLVSNSAAPNCLKAYGWDNDKYMNIFLVPNLAGLLGYSAFPVNGMIGLDDGNFMLSASFGSIGTAANNAPYDLGRTTTHEVGHYLDLFHTFQGGCSNGDQVGDTPATSSSNFGCAQGQTTCGTLDMPENFMDYSNDDCLLMFTAGQAARMQSALSSPSSQRGQLVTPTNYAATGVLLPVSPCAPKPDFIVSRDQTCTGTAITYTDNHYNGVATSRIWEFPGGNPATSTDSIVSVTYDTPGSYDFKLSVTNAQGTNLETFDGVIVVQSDQGEDATQWGTSFETAAEIGTDVTQQGWEFGDNFERVSTASQDGNSSMMVNALNKTNIMGYGFNDYHIEYLYLPTVDMTTQGASDLHLWYAYTSQFGNDGDTELEVQVNFGCSNAWITRLSRSGSALRTATQTNAPFTPTTTSSWDELVVNLAGFAARDNLRIRLKFTSGENANNLYVDNVFLVDQTISLEESGILELRAFPNPAHDHITVANGAQDLNEATLRLTDLQGRVVFVHDVAFLAAGSDLRIDLPANLSKGAYVLSVESGTGSYVDRWMID; this is encoded by the coding sequence CAACAAGACACGGCCTTGTACTACATTCCCACGGTAGTTCATGTATTTCATGCGGATGGGGGTACGGGTAACCTCGGCATGGACCAAATTATTGATGGAATGCGCATTCTCAATGAGGATTATCGCAAATTGAATGCGGACACCGGTAGCGTTCAGACGCCCCACAAGGCCGTTCACGCCGATACGCAAATTGAATTCCGACTTGCGCGTTTAGACCCAAATGGAGATTGTACAGACGGTGTGGTATACCACCGCCAACCTCTGGTAAGCAATAGTGCTGCGCCAAACTGCTTGAAGGCCTATGGGTGGGACAACGACAAATACATGAACATCTTCCTGGTTCCAAATTTGGCCGGACTTCTGGGATATTCGGCCTTTCCGGTCAACGGAATGATCGGCTTGGACGATGGTAATTTCATGCTTTCGGCGAGTTTTGGATCCATAGGAACGGCAGCGAACAACGCACCTTATGACCTTGGACGTACGACTACACACGAGGTCGGTCACTACCTGGATCTATTCCACACCTTTCAAGGAGGGTGTTCCAATGGAGACCAAGTGGGCGATACCCCAGCAACTTCTTCTTCCAATTTTGGCTGTGCTCAGGGCCAGACGACTTGTGGCACCTTGGATATGCCCGAGAATTTCATGGATTATTCCAATGATGACTGTCTCTTGATGTTTACGGCGGGTCAAGCTGCTCGTATGCAAAGCGCTTTAAGTAGCCCAAGCTCACAACGCGGGCAGTTGGTAACGCCCACCAATTACGCGGCAACGGGAGTCTTACTCCCTGTATCTCCTTGTGCCCCAAAACCCGATTTTATCGTGAGCCGTGATCAAACGTGCACCGGTACAGCAATCACTTACACGGATAACCACTACAATGGAGTGGCCACATCGCGTATTTGGGAATTTCCAGGTGGGAATCCAGCGACCTCTACAGATTCGATCGTGTCCGTGACGTATGATACGCCAGGAAGCTATGACTTTAAGCTATCTGTGACCAACGCGCAAGGAACCAATTTGGAGACCTTTGATGGTGTCATTGTCGTTCAGTCGGACCAAGGTGAAGACGCCACCCAATGGGGTACCAGCTTTGAGACCGCAGCAGAGATTGGAACTGATGTGACCCAGCAAGGATGGGAATTTGGCGACAACTTTGAGCGTGTATCTACGGCTTCTCAAGATGGCAACTCGAGCATGATGGTCAATGCGTTGAATAAGACCAACATCATGGGATATGGCTTTAATGATTATCACATAGAGTACTTGTACCTACCAACAGTGGACATGACCACACAAGGAGCATCAGACCTTCATTTGTGGTATGCGTACACCAGCCAATTCGGCAATGATGGAGACACAGAGCTCGAAGTCCAGGTGAATTTCGGTTGCTCGAATGCTTGGATTACTCGTTTGTCGAGAAGCGGCAGTGCTTTGAGAACAGCCACCCAAACCAATGCCCCATTCACGCCGACCACAACTAGCTCCTGGGATGAGTTAGTCGTTAACTTGGCTGGCTTTGCCGCACGAGACAACCTCCGTATACGTTTGAAATTTACTTCAGGTGAAAACGCCAATAACCTGTACGTTGATAACGTCTTCTTAGTCGATCAAACGATCAGCTTGGAAGAAAGCGGTATCTTGGAGCTGCGCGCCTTCCCGAATCCTGCCCACGATCACATCACCGTGGCCAACGGAGCTCAGGATTTAAATGAGGCGACTTTGCGCTTGACGGATCTTCAAGGACGCGTGGTGTTTGTGCACGATGTGGCATTCCTCGCGGCCGGAAGCGATCTTCGGATTGACCTTCCCGCGAACCTTTCGAAGGGCGCATATGTATTATCGGTTGAGTCTGGCACTGGGTCCTACGTGGACCGCTGGATGATCGATTAA